The following are encoded together in the Cynocephalus volans isolate mCynVol1 chromosome 4, mCynVol1.pri, whole genome shotgun sequence genome:
- the LOC134374866 gene encoding keratin-associated protein 5-4-like encodes MGCCGCSGGCGSSCGGCGSSCGGCGSSCGGCGSSCGGCGSSCGGCGSCCVPVCCCKPVCCCVPVCSCSSCGKGGCGSCGSSKGGCGSCGGCGSCGGSKGGCGSCGGCKGGCGSCGGCGSCGGCGSCGGSKGGCGSCGGCKGGCGSCGGCGSCGGCGSCGGSKGGCGSCGGCGSCGGCGSCGGSKGGCGSCGGSKGGCGSCGGSKGGCGSCGGSKGGCGSCGCSQSSCCVPVCCCQSSCCKPCCSQSICCKPCCSQSSCCKPCCCQSICCKPCCSQSSCCKPCCSQSSCCKPCCSQSSCCVPICCQCKI; translated from the coding sequence ATGGGCTGCTGTGGCTGTTCCGGGGGCtgcggctccagctgtgggggctGCGGATCCAGCTGTGGGGGCTGCGGATCCAGCTGTGGGGGCTGCGGATCCAGctgtgggggctgtggctccagctgtgggggctGCGGCTCCTGCTGTGTGCCCGTCTGCTGCTGCAAGCCCGTGTGCTGCTGTGTGCCAGTCTGttcctgctccagctgtggcAAAGGAGGCTGTGGCTCCTGTGGCAGCTCTAAGGGGGGCTGTGGCTCCTGTGGGGGCTGCGGCTCCTGTGGGGGCTCCAAGGGGGGCTGTGGCTCCTGCGGGGGCTGCAAGGGGGGCTGTGGCTCCTGTGGAGGCTGCGGCTCCTGTGGGGGCTGCGGCTCCTGTGGGGGCTCCAAGGGGGGCTGTGGCTCCTGCGGGGGCTGCAAGGGGGGCTGTGGCTCctgtgggggctgtggctccTGTGGGGGCTGCGGCTCCTGTGGGGGCTCCAAGGGGGGCTGTGGCTCCTGCGGGGGCTGTGGCTCCTGTGGGGGCTGCGGCTCCTGTGGGGGCTCCAAGGGGGGCTGCGGCTCCTGTGGGGGCTCCAAGGGGGGCTGTGGCTCCTGTGGGGGCTCCAAGGGGGGCTGTGGCTCCTGTGGGGGCTCTAAGGGGGGCTGTGGCTCTTGTGGTTGCTCCCAGTCCAGTTGCTGTGTCCCTGTGTGCTGCTGccagtccagctgctgcaagCCCTGCTGCTCCCAGTCCATCTGCTGCAAGCCCTGCTGCTCTCAGTCCAGCTGCTGCAAGCCCTGCTGTTGCCAGTCCATCTGCTGCAAGCCCTGCTgctcccagtccagctgctgcaagccctgctgctcccagtccagctgctgcaagccctgctgctcccagtccagctgctgtGTCCCCATTTGCTGCCAGTGCAAGATCTGA